The proteins below come from a single Drosophila kikkawai strain 14028-0561.14 chromosome 3R, DkikHiC1v2, whole genome shotgun sequence genomic window:
- the LOC108077631 gene encoding cystatin-like protein encodes MQSMKVIFVLALTLATASALRSRLFGAPKPLEGEELETAKVLLTSTLEELAAGEGPKYEVITVTSATRKVVSGSLDTFVVELSNGSENKDCKVQIWSQPWLKPLGTGTNVKIYCQDDEVVERTW; translated from the exons ATGCAGTCTATGAAAGTGATCTTTGTGTTGGCACTGACATTGGCAACGGCTTCGGCGCTT CGCAGTCGTCTGTTCGGTGCACCCAAGCCGCTTGAGGGAGAAGAGCTGGAGACAGCCAAGGTTCTCTTAACAAGCACACTCGAGGAACTGGCCGCTGGAGAGGGTCCCAAATACGA AGTCATAACGGTGACATCAGCAACTAGAAAAGTAGTGTCAGGATCCCTAGACACCTTTGTTGTGGAACTCTCCAATGGCTCGGAAAATAAGGATTGCAAAGTGCAGATCTGGAGCCAGCCCTGGCTAAAGCCTCTGGGAACCGGCACCAATGTCAAGATCTATTGCCAGGATGACGAAGTTGTGGAACGTACTTGGTAG